A section of the Pseudomonas lini genome encodes:
- a CDS encoding tetratricopeptide repeat protein, producing the protein MPTKSFLPGLILVFCAVASFCSVAAERRAPAQSNSASTTLIETASRQYENGQLDQAAATLERALHIQPNNPATLHYLGVLRLQQGQYQQAETLAVRSNMRVGRNVELRNRNFQLIQAAQQAQSSGTPPNAKEDLVAVQKGLEEETQRRREVEMAAVEQSIPDTGRDAGNFASAETDRVSDAPTAGRAGSEGKLQMANVEPERAYAEVEIPRGHMPPPGKCRIWFPDRPPGHQPAPGKCKKLRYRVPSGAYLVRGF; encoded by the coding sequence ATGCCAACCAAGAGTTTTCTGCCCGGCCTCATCCTGGTGTTCTGCGCCGTCGCGTCGTTTTGTTCTGTCGCTGCCGAGCGAAGAGCGCCCGCGCAAAGCAACAGCGCATCAACCACCCTGATCGAAACAGCCTCGCGGCAGTATGAAAATGGCCAACTGGACCAGGCCGCCGCCACGCTGGAGCGTGCCCTGCATATCCAGCCGAACAATCCCGCGACTCTGCATTACCTCGGTGTGTTGCGTCTTCAGCAGGGGCAGTACCAGCAGGCTGAAACCTTGGCGGTGCGCTCGAACATGCGGGTTGGTCGCAACGTCGAGTTGCGCAACCGCAACTTCCAATTGATCCAGGCGGCGCAGCAGGCCCAGTCTTCGGGGACCCCACCCAATGCCAAAGAGGACCTGGTCGCAGTACAGAAGGGGCTGGAAGAGGAGACCCAAAGGCGCCGCGAAGTGGAAATGGCGGCTGTTGAGCAATCCATTCCGGACACTGGGCGCGACGCTGGCAACTTCGCTAGCGCAGAGACAGATCGGGTTTCGGATGCACCGACGGCTGGCAGAGCCGGGTCCGAAGGAAAATTGCAAATGGCTAATGTCGAGCCAGAGAGGGCATACGCTGAGGTTGAGATTCCCCGCGGCCATATGCCGCCTCCGGGCAAATGCCGAATCTGGTTTCCTGATCGTCCGCCGGGGCATCAGCCTGCACCCGGCAAATGCAAGAAGCTGCGATATCGAGTTCCCTCAGGAGCCTACCTGGTGCGCGGTTTCTGA